One Augochlora pura isolate Apur16 chromosome 10, APUR_v2.2.1, whole genome shotgun sequence DNA window includes the following coding sequences:
- the LOC144476477 gene encoding E3 ubiquitin-protein ligase makorin-1 isoform X2, giving the protein MADNWTQSVVCRYFKNGMCREGSNCRYHHSQGVRNDGSTTETVISGSAPPFNVACRFFKHGICKFGNQCHFRHTTETAENNSEDGNMVDSASPGQHASSTSTSSTIKNVTESASVCEEWVKAPEFVPSSVAGSSTASETCNTLGTSASSPYPLSYAQAVNPSGQASSLSVEPLCPYAMATGICKKRNCTYLHGDICELCNRAALHPHNEDLRKKHTNACVKQHEVDMELSFAIQRSREKSCGVCFEIVMEKASGEQRFGILPNCNHCFCLSCIRKWRQAKQFDNKIIRACPECRVTSDFVCPSMYWVDTKEEKEKLIMDYKCALGTKDCKYFNKGRGKCPFGNKCFYLHALPDGTKTDVGPPVRQRRNADEDIDIFRFFLWDYLEERDDRWLLDLEIEDIVTVFSDSEDSDWSGHELSYE; this is encoded by the exons ATGGCCGACAATTGGACACAGAGCGTTGTTTGCCG CTATTTCAAAAATGGTATGTGTCGAGAAGGGAGCAACTGCAGATATCACCATAGCCAAGGTGTTAGAAATGATGGGAGTACCACAGAAACAGTAATATCTGGCTCTGCACCACCTTTTAATGTTGCTTGTCGATTTTTTAAGCATGGCATCTGTAAATTTGGAAATCAGTGTCATTTTCGTCACACAACTGAAACtgctgaaaataattcagaggATGGTAATATGGTAGATAGTGCTTCGCCTGGGCAACACGCTTCGAGTACTTCAACTTCATCAACAATAAAGAATGT TACAGAAAGTGCCTCTGTGTGTGAAGAATGGGTGAAAGCACCAGAATTTGTACCTTCGTCTGTTGCTGGTTCCTCTACAGCAAGCGAGACATGCAATACCTTAGGAACATCTGCAAGTTCTCCATATCCGCTATCTTATGCGCAAGCTGTTAATCCTTCTGGTCAAGCATCCAGTTTATCAGTAGAACCACTCTGTCCATATGCAATGGCAACTGGAATTTGTAAAAAGCGGAATTGTACATACTTGCATGGAGATATATGCGAACTGTGTAATCGTGCTGCACTACATCCACACAACGAAGATCTTCGAAAGAAACATACgaat GCGTGTGTTAAGCAGCATGAAGTAGATATGGAACTTTCTTTTGCAATTCAACGTAGCAGGGAAAAGTCTTGTGGAGTCTGCTTTGAAATAGTGATGGAGAAAGCATCTGGTGAACAGAGATTTGGTATTCTACCAAATTGCAATCATTGCTTTTGCTTAAGTTGTATCAGAAAGTGGAGACAAGCTAAACAGtttgataacaaaattattagagcCTGTCCTGAATGTCGTGTCACTTCTGATTTTGTGTGTCCAAGTATGTACTGGGTAGACacgaaggaagaaaaagaaaaattaataatggacTATAAATGTGCATTGGG caccaaagattgcaaatatttcaataaaggACGCGGCAAATGTCCTTTCGGTAACAAATGCTTTTATCTCCACGCGCTTCCCGATGGTACTAAAACAGATGTTGGTCCACCTGTTCGCCAACGACGCAATGCCGATGAAGATATCGACATCTTTCGT TTTTTCTTGTGGGATTACCTAGAAGAGAGAGACGACCGCTGGTTACTCGATTTGGAAATCGAGGACATTGTCACTGTGTTTTCAGATTCGGAAGATTCCGACTGGTCTGGACACGAACTTTCTTATGAGTAG
- the LOC144476477 gene encoding E3 ubiquitin-protein ligase makorin-1 isoform X1, which produces MADNWTQSVVCRYFKNGMCREGSNCRYHHSQGVRNDGSTTETVISGSAPPFNVACRFFKHGICKFGNQCHFRHTTETAENNSEDGNMVDSASPGQHASSTSTSSTIKNVTESASVCEEWVKAPEFVPSSVAGSSTASETCNTLGTSASSPYPLSYAQAVNPSGQASSLSVEPLCPYAMATGICKKRNCTYLHGDICELCNRAALHPHNEDLRKKHTNACVKQHEVDMELSFAIQRSREKSCGVCFEIVMEKASGEQRFGILPNCNHCFCLSCIRKWRQAKQFDNKIIRACPECRVTSDFVCPSMYWVDTKEEKEKLIMDYKCALGTKDCKYFNKGRGKCPFGNKCFYLHALPDGTKTDVGPPVRQRRNADEDIDIFRQFFLWDYLEERDDRWLLDLEIEDIVTVFSDSEDSDWSGHELSYE; this is translated from the exons ATGGCCGACAATTGGACACAGAGCGTTGTTTGCCG CTATTTCAAAAATGGTATGTGTCGAGAAGGGAGCAACTGCAGATATCACCATAGCCAAGGTGTTAGAAATGATGGGAGTACCACAGAAACAGTAATATCTGGCTCTGCACCACCTTTTAATGTTGCTTGTCGATTTTTTAAGCATGGCATCTGTAAATTTGGAAATCAGTGTCATTTTCGTCACACAACTGAAACtgctgaaaataattcagaggATGGTAATATGGTAGATAGTGCTTCGCCTGGGCAACACGCTTCGAGTACTTCAACTTCATCAACAATAAAGAATGT TACAGAAAGTGCCTCTGTGTGTGAAGAATGGGTGAAAGCACCAGAATTTGTACCTTCGTCTGTTGCTGGTTCCTCTACAGCAAGCGAGACATGCAATACCTTAGGAACATCTGCAAGTTCTCCATATCCGCTATCTTATGCGCAAGCTGTTAATCCTTCTGGTCAAGCATCCAGTTTATCAGTAGAACCACTCTGTCCATATGCAATGGCAACTGGAATTTGTAAAAAGCGGAATTGTACATACTTGCATGGAGATATATGCGAACTGTGTAATCGTGCTGCACTACATCCACACAACGAAGATCTTCGAAAGAAACATACgaat GCGTGTGTTAAGCAGCATGAAGTAGATATGGAACTTTCTTTTGCAATTCAACGTAGCAGGGAAAAGTCTTGTGGAGTCTGCTTTGAAATAGTGATGGAGAAAGCATCTGGTGAACAGAGATTTGGTATTCTACCAAATTGCAATCATTGCTTTTGCTTAAGTTGTATCAGAAAGTGGAGACAAGCTAAACAGtttgataacaaaattattagagcCTGTCCTGAATGTCGTGTCACTTCTGATTTTGTGTGTCCAAGTATGTACTGGGTAGACacgaaggaagaaaaagaaaaattaataatggacTATAAATGTGCATTGGG caccaaagattgcaaatatttcaataaaggACGCGGCAAATGTCCTTTCGGTAACAAATGCTTTTATCTCCACGCGCTTCCCGATGGTACTAAAACAGATGTTGGTCCACCTGTTCGCCAACGACGCAATGCCGATGAAGATATCGACATCTTTCGT CAGTTTTTCTTGTGGGATTACCTAGAAGAGAGAGACGACCGCTGGTTACTCGATTTGGAAATCGAGGACATTGTCACTGTGTTTTCAGATTCGGAAGATTCCGACTGGTCTGGACACGAACTTTCTTATGAGTAG